A section of the Mycoplasmopsis synoviae ATCC 25204 genome encodes:
- a CDS encoding Dps family protein yields the protein MKKLEYLLTLQASFMLLALKAKNYHWNVSGEHFFETHEELDTFFDGCQEQMDAVAEKVVMFDGLALGSYSEASKASLIKEVKAKNFTSKDAFVELSKDLEKLLDFVSKLKSVDFRVQPVLDEVVLFCHEWAWKFKKASK from the coding sequence ATGAAAAAACTTGAATATTTATTAACTTTGCAAGCTAGCTTTATGCTACTTGCACTTAAAGCTAAAAACTACCACTGAAATGTTTCAGGAGAACACTTCTTTGAAACCCATGAAGAGCTTGACACCTTCTTCGATGGTTGCCAAGAGCAAATGGATGCGGTAGCTGAAAAAGTTGTTATGTTTGACGGCCTAGCTTTAGGATCATACAGTGAAGCTAGCAAAGCATCACTAATTAAAGAAGTTAAAGCTAAAAACTTTACTTCTAAAGATGCTTTTGTAGAACTTTCAAAAGACTTAGAAAAACTTTTAGATTTTGTATCTAAATTAAAAAGCGTTGACTTTAGAGTTCAACCTGTTCTTGATGAAGTAGTTTTATTTTGTCATGAATGAGCTTGAAAATTCAAAAAAGCTTCTAAATAA
- the rnr gene encoding ribonuclease R, whose product MNIDKIKLINYIKARKNVSFIELANYLKINRKDNKEFSAYLVSLIKRNEIFKTFDSNYYVPEFLRKQSGIIKVASKKQFAFLEFENEAQEKESVFVKFQDLNSALNNDEVIASIYKDHNEKNPTRQLLAVVDEIVQRNNQKIIGFIKKDKNTIFFAPADGCFDKVKFELLNLSSKVKINDCVLCEIKKYDKNLVSLEIKKVITNTSDPNVFVKAYLESTNIDLEFSAETLAESKLIPQEVDLNIKEKFQRKNLTSELIVTIDGESTKDFDDAINVKKLENGNFLLSVHIADVAHYVKEKTNLDSEALKRGTSIYIANGVIPMLPSELSNGICSINPNVDRFALSCDIEIDQHGNNVNYKIYKSVINSKFRLTYKQVQAFFDKDNNFLSLEQKKSSYVKELETMLTNAYELSLILHKYKEAQGYVDFEIPEPKIFLNEDGTVKEIKIHKRVYSEILIEDFMVRTNEVVAKYLSDLKMPVLYRIHENPSEEKLQSLKTNLTALGINIKNINSITSSANDFSKFVHQTRNQRNDYFINLLFLRTMQKAIYSLNNIGHFGLASEFYCHFTSPIRRYPDLLVHRILTMHLEGKSSQEILNHFDSKLGSYAQLNSNSEQKAVEIERKVNDLKFAEFLKFQTGQKFKAQIVSVLNFGIFVEFEFGGSGLIHKSNFFDGSYESNEMLTVFASETKSYKIGEYVDVVIIATDLLEGKIDCVLESQYDAYKLNLTRKHEKPRNSK is encoded by the coding sequence ATGAACATAGATAAAATTAAATTAATAAATTACATCAAAGCTAGAAAAAATGTCTCTTTTATTGAACTTGCAAATTATTTAAAAATAAATCGCAAGGACAATAAAGAATTTAGTGCTTACTTAGTAAGCCTAATTAAAAGAAATGAAATTTTTAAAACCTTTGATTCTAATTATTACGTTCCAGAGTTTTTAAGAAAACAAAGTGGAATTATCAAAGTAGCTTCTAAAAAACAATTTGCCTTTTTAGAATTTGAAAACGAGGCCCAAGAAAAAGAAAGTGTTTTTGTTAAATTCCAAGATTTAAATTCAGCGCTTAATAACGATGAAGTAATTGCTTCAATTTACAAAGACCATAACGAAAAAAATCCAACAAGGCAGCTGCTTGCAGTAGTTGATGAAATAGTTCAAAGAAATAATCAAAAAATAATTGGCTTTATCAAAAAAGATAAAAACACCATCTTTTTTGCGCCAGCAGATGGTTGCTTTGATAAAGTAAAATTTGAACTTTTAAATTTATCATCTAAAGTTAAAATCAATGACTGCGTATTATGTGAAATTAAAAAATATGACAAAAACCTAGTATCACTTGAAATTAAAAAAGTAATCACCAATACCAGTGATCCGAATGTATTTGTTAAAGCTTATTTAGAATCTACTAATATCGATTTAGAATTTAGCGCTGAAACTTTAGCTGAATCAAAATTAATTCCGCAAGAAGTTGATTTAAATATTAAAGAAAAATTTCAAAGAAAAAATTTAACTAGTGAACTAATAGTTACAATCGACGGTGAAAGCACCAAAGACTTTGATGATGCTATTAATGTTAAAAAACTAGAAAACGGAAACTTTTTATTATCTGTTCATATTGCCGATGTGGCCCATTACGTTAAAGAAAAAACAAATCTAGATTCAGAAGCGCTCAAAAGAGGAACTAGCATTTATATCGCCAATGGCGTTATTCCAATGCTTCCTAGCGAACTTTCTAATGGAATATGTTCTATTAATCCAAATGTCGATAGATTTGCATTAAGCTGTGACATTGAAATCGATCAGCACGGAAATAACGTAAATTATAAAATTTATAAATCAGTTATTAATTCTAAGTTTAGATTAACTTATAAACAAGTACAAGCTTTTTTTGATAAAGATAATAACTTTTTATCTTTAGAACAAAAAAAATCTTCTTATGTTAAAGAGTTAGAAACAATGCTAACTAATGCTTATGAGTTAAGCCTTATTCTTCATAAATATAAAGAAGCTCAAGGTTATGTTGACTTTGAAATTCCAGAACCTAAAATTTTCCTAAATGAAGATGGAACTGTAAAGGAAATTAAAATTCACAAAAGAGTTTATAGCGAAATTTTAATAGAAGATTTCATGGTTAGAACCAATGAAGTTGTCGCTAAATATCTTAGTGATTTAAAAATGCCGGTTTTATATAGAATTCATGAAAATCCATCAGAAGAAAAACTTCAAAGCCTTAAAACTAATTTAACGGCTTTAGGAATTAATATTAAAAATATTAATTCTATTACAAGCTCAGCTAATGATTTTTCAAAGTTTGTTCATCAAACAAGAAACCAAAGAAATGATTACTTTATAAATTTATTATTTTTAAGAACAATGCAAAAAGCAATTTATTCTTTAAATAATATCGGTCACTTTGGTCTAGCTTCTGAATTTTATTGTCATTTTACTTCTCCGATTAGAAGATATCCAGATCTTTTAGTGCATAGAATTTTAACTATGCATCTTGAAGGAAAATCTAGCCAAGAGATTTTAAATCACTTTGATTCTAAGCTTGGTAGCTATGCTCAGCTGAATTCAAATTCTGAGCAAAAAGCAGTAGAAATCGAAAGAAAAGTTAATGATTTAAAATTTGCTGAATTTTTAAAATTCCAAACAGGACAAAAATTCAAAGCTCAAATTGTATCGGTTTTAAATTTTGGAATTTTTGTTGAATTTGAATTTGGTGGATCAGGACTAATTCACAAAAGCAATTTCTTTGATGGAAGCTATGAATCCAATGAAATGCTTACCGTTTTTGCGAGTGAAACTAAAAGCTATAAAATCGGCGAATATGTTGATGTGGTAATAATTGCAACTGATTTACTTGAAGGTAAAATTGACTGCGTGTTAGAGAGTCAATATGATGCTTATAAATTAAATTTAACTAGAAAACATGAAAAACCAAGAAATTCTAAATAA
- a CDS encoding tRNA1(Val) (adenine(37)-N6)-methyltransferase encodes MKNQEILNKPEVKKNSLGFDSNLYVYQDKTMFNYSVDTILLGNFINLTNKTKSALEIGTNNGALSIFVASRSKKLKIDALEIQAKALELAEINVKLNNLENQINLIHGNFNDFYKNHCNKTLPKYDVIFCNPPFYIYEKQKVKKEITKEKLIANYEVKLNLEQIIAGSAKIIQQKGELSIVLPIERLVDLFTTLRKYNFEPKKVQFVYTRKSARAKFVLCNAKFNSPYFTEFLPALFLHADDEQNHEYLPEIKQIYKPIKIDN; translated from the coding sequence ATGAAAAACCAAGAAATTCTAAATAAACCTGAAGTTAAAAAAAATTCACTAGGTTTTGACTCTAATTTATATGTCTACCAAGATAAAACTATGTTTAATTATTCAGTTGATACAATATTGCTTGGTAACTTTATTAATTTAACTAATAAAACAAAGTCGGCATTAGAGATCGGAACCAATAACGGTGCGCTTTCTATTTTTGTAGCTTCTAGAAGTAAAAAATTGAAAATAGATGCTTTAGAAATTCAAGCAAAAGCGCTAGAACTAGCAGAAATTAATGTTAAGTTAAATAATTTAGAAAATCAAATAAATTTAATTCATGGTAACTTTAATGATTTTTATAAAAATCATTGCAATAAAACTCTTCCAAAATATGATGTAATTTTTTGCAATCCTCCTTTTTATATTTACGAAAAACAAAAAGTAAAAAAAGAAATCACAAAGGAGAAATTAATTGCAAACTACGAAGTAAAATTAAATTTAGAGCAAATAATTGCAGGATCAGCTAAAATAATTCAGCAAAAAGGCGAGCTTTCAATAGTGCTACCTATCGAGCGCTTAGTTGATTTATTTACTACTTTAAGAAAATATAATTTTGAACCTAAAAAGGTACAATTTGTATATACTAGAAAATCGGCCCGTGCTAAATTCGTGCTATGCAATGCTAAATTTAATTCGCCGTACTTCACAGAATTTCTACCAGCATTATTTTTACATGCTGACGACGAGCAAAACCATGAATATCTTCCTGAAATAAAGCAAATATATAAACCCATTAAAATTGATAATTAA
- the metG gene encoding methionine--tRNA ligase, with protein sequence MKKNFYITTPIYYASGNLHIGHLYTTTLAWVIRNYQKLLGNETKFLTGSDEHGSKIAQKAKENNLSEIEFVNSVAAKFKELWNSYDINYDIFIRTTSENHKKTAQKIFSYFYKNNYIYKNNYTGLYSVSAEEFFTKSQALEKNGKYYHPVSHDELIEVSEESYFFKMSEFSPWLKKYFAENSNFLFPKKIENEILNNFIKNGLQDLSVTRTNVSWAIPIKEDLNHTLYVWVDALSNYISALGYNPELDYDSQSEDFKNFWENPNSKVVHLIGKEIARFHMIYWPIFLKALNLKQPTNIVAHGWILASDGKMSKSKGNVVDPNELLLKFDKEQIKYFLASQIPMGNDGVFDEKLLVDSINANIINNYGNLISRSLKMYANSFSVPLKYSKNTEKDFLEIEEKILKSKVDFKKHMDLYFVDKAFEVARELASDLNKFIDIKMPWTLKDNLKELEKILIVLFNGIYALSCYYSIVFKNKTKEVAEVLKVTHFDLEKIDDFSKFNETIFPDKYILYNRLKKD encoded by the coding sequence ATGAAAAAAAACTTTTATATTACAACTCCAATTTATTATGCATCTGGTAATTTGCATATTGGTCATTTATATACAACCACACTAGCTTGAGTTATTAGAAATTACCAAAAACTTTTAGGTAATGAAACTAAGTTTTTAACCGGTAGCGATGAGCACGGAAGTAAAATCGCACAAAAAGCTAAAGAAAATAATTTAAGTGAAATTGAATTTGTAAATAGCGTAGCTGCTAAATTCAAAGAGCTTTGAAATAGCTACGATATTAACTATGATATTTTTATAAGAACTACTTCTGAAAATCACAAAAAAACAGCTCAAAAAATCTTTTCTTATTTTTATAAAAATAACTATATTTATAAAAATAATTACACCGGGTTATATTCAGTTTCTGCTGAAGAATTTTTTACCAAATCGCAAGCGCTAGAAAAAAATGGTAAGTATTACCATCCAGTATCACATGATGAATTAATTGAAGTTTCAGAAGAAAGCTACTTTTTTAAAATGAGCGAGTTTTCTCCGTGACTAAAAAAATATTTTGCAGAAAATTCTAATTTTTTATTTCCTAAAAAAATAGAAAATGAAATTCTAAATAATTTCATTAAAAATGGGCTTCAAGATTTATCGGTAACTAGAACAAATGTATCTTGAGCTATTCCTATTAAAGAAGATTTAAATCATACTCTCTACGTTTGAGTTGATGCGCTTTCAAATTACATAAGTGCATTGGGATATAATCCAGAATTAGACTACGATTCTCAAAGTGAAGACTTCAAAAACTTTTGAGAAAATCCTAATTCAAAAGTGGTTCATTTAATCGGAAAAGAAATTGCAAGATTTCACATGATTTACTGACCTATATTTTTAAAAGCACTTAATTTAAAGCAGCCTACAAATATAGTAGCCCATGGTTGAATCTTAGCTAGCGATGGAAAAATGTCAAAATCTAAAGGTAATGTTGTAGATCCTAATGAACTTCTTTTAAAATTTGACAAAGAACAAATAAAATACTTTTTAGCTAGTCAAATTCCAATGGGTAACGATGGAGTTTTTGATGAAAAGCTATTAGTTGATTCAATTAATGCAAATATTATTAATAACTATGGAAATTTAATTTCTAGAAGCCTTAAAATGTATGCAAATAGTTTTAGCGTTCCATTAAAATACAGCAAAAATACAGAAAAAGATTTCTTAGAAATCGAAGAAAAAATTTTAAAATCAAAAGTTGATTTTAAAAAGCATATGGATTTATATTTTGTTGATAAAGCTTTTGAAGTAGCAAGAGAACTGGCATCTGATTTAAATAAATTTATCGACATTAAAATGCCTTGAACTCTTAAAGATAATTTAAAAGAACTTGAAAAAATACTTATTGTTTTATTTAATGGAATTTATGCGCTATCATGTTATTATTCAATTGTCTTTAAAAATAAAACAAAAGAAGTAGCAGAAGTTTTAAAAGTAACTCATTTTGATTTAGAAAAAATTGATGATTTTTCTAAATTTAATGAAACTATTTTCCCTGATAAATATATTTTATATAACCGTTTAAAAAAGGATTAA
- a CDS encoding antibiotic biosynthesis monooxygenase family protein, whose amino-acid sequence MIFIKATLYKVASEKIKGFIDYLYVFVKKAQMQELNLSFEYAITKKDQEVVSVLLVQRWTNKQAYEAFVTKEEFKKEFFTLKSFAKETSLVFEVTTAK is encoded by the coding sequence ATGATTTTTATAAAAGCAACTCTTTACAAAGTAGCATCAGAAAAAATTAAAGGTTTTATTGACTATTTATATGTTTTTGTTAAAAAAGCTCAAATGCAAGAATTAAATTTAAGCTTTGAATATGCAATTACCAAAAAAGATCAAGAAGTAGTTAGCGTGCTTTTAGTTCAAAGATGAACAAATAAACAAGCTTATGAAGCTTTTGTAACAAAAGAAGAATTTAAAAAAGAATTTTTTACGCTAAAATCTTTTGCCAAGGAAACTTCTCTTGTTTTTGAAGTAACAACCGCGAAATAA
- the glyA gene encoding serine hydroxymethyltransferase, protein MYKNLKLNDKYVQKAINSEFKRQRNFIELIASENYVSDDVLKAQGSVLTNKYGEGYPYRRYYGSCENVDMVEQVAIDRLKEIFKVNYANVQPYSGSVANAAAIASVVPNGGKIMGLSLKSGGHLTHGYKISFSGIFYNSITYEVGKNGMLDYEEIKKIALVEKPDLIICGYSAYPRLIDFKKFREIADLCGAKLMADVAHIAGLIAGGVHPSPVGYAHVITSTTHKTFRGARGGVIMTNDEEIAKKVDRWVFPGYQGGPLFHAIAGKAIAFYEALQPSFKTYAENIVKNAKVFSEAFIKKGVEVVSGGTDNHLLLINVKSSYNITGKEAENFLEKINITINKNSIPFDELPPLVTSGIRLGTAAMTSRNFTKWEELAEIIDYSLRNLEFLNSKSKAARDKVKELKNRVLSFNKEFPILKKY, encoded by the coding sequence ATGTATAAAAATTTGAAATTAAATGATAAATATGTTCAAAAAGCTATTAATTCAGAATTTAAAAGACAAAGAAATTTCATCGAATTAATTGCAAGTGAAAATTATGTATCCGATGATGTTTTAAAAGCTCAAGGAAGCGTTTTAACTAATAAATATGGAGAAGGATATCCATATAGAAGATACTACGGAAGCTGTGAAAATGTCGATATGGTCGAGCAAGTTGCAATTGATCGTTTGAAAGAAATTTTTAAAGTAAATTATGCAAATGTTCAGCCTTATTCAGGAAGCGTAGCTAACGCAGCAGCTATCGCTAGCGTAGTTCCTAATGGCGGAAAAATAATGGGGCTATCTCTAAAAAGCGGAGGACATTTAACTCACGGATATAAAATTTCATTTAGTGGTATATTTTACAATTCAATTACTTATGAAGTAGGTAAAAACGGAATGCTAGACTATGAAGAAATTAAAAAAATAGCACTAGTAGAAAAACCTGATTTAATCATCTGCGGATATTCAGCTTATCCTAGATTAATTGACTTTAAAAAATTTAGAGAAATAGCTGATTTATGTGGTGCTAAATTAATGGCTGACGTAGCTCATATTGCAGGTCTTATTGCCGGCGGAGTTCATCCAAGTCCAGTAGGATATGCGCACGTGATAACTTCTACAACTCATAAAACTTTTAGAGGTGCAAGAGGTGGCGTGATAATGACCAATGACGAAGAAATTGCTAAAAAAGTTGATCGTTGAGTTTTTCCTGGATATCAAGGTGGGCCGCTATTTCACGCCATTGCTGGAAAGGCAATAGCCTTCTATGAAGCTCTTCAACCTAGCTTTAAAACATATGCAGAAAATATTGTCAAAAACGCTAAAGTTTTCTCTGAGGCATTTATTAAAAAAGGTGTTGAAGTAGTATCTGGCGGAACTGATAATCACTTGCTTTTAATTAACGTTAAATCTTCATATAATATCACCGGAAAAGAAGCAGAAAACTTCTTAGAAAAAATTAATATTACTATCAATAAAAATTCAATTCCTTTTGACGAACTTCCTCCGCTGGTTACTTCTGGAATTAGGCTAGGAACAGCGGCTATGACTTCAAGGAATTTTACAAAGTGAGAAGAGCTAGCTGAAATAATTGATTATTCACTAAGAAATTTAGAATTTTTAAATTCTAAATCTAAAGCTGCAAGAGACAAAGTCAAAGAACTTAAAAATAGAGTTTTATCATTTAATAAAGAATTTCCAATACTAAAAAAATACTAA
- a CDS encoding phenylalanine--tRNA ligase subunit beta, translating into MIYSLKHLNKYLPEIKLDQSVTKALESLGFEVEFFEKFSSSKGLLFAKVLNVFDNPNSTKLQVVELDTKLGKLTIQTTNKVLSKGDLTICYPVGSSYQGKEFQEVTMQGYKSQGMLASFSEIGYDNSLLTDKDQILVLPKNFASLNDDASEKLELNDYIFELSITTNRNEINSYYFLAKELAAYYNTKFSCEFLDAKLKQSFESSFKFEGNFLDKNYSFTLLEAKGKVSTSFEEKLLLAKHKIDSKFNPAVNLTNLVLINLGIPIHVYDKAKLKNTKFSVDLYNGKVNLLGNKQVEVSDALAVFNGDKVVSVAATMGLEESKVDLQTSEFVFEMASFPSKLIRNNAKEIKMNSNASNLASKTITKYQVKLAHKFLFNYLKDLKLSNVVNDFELDKKVEINFDEEKLQRYSNGLPSSEFIKAFDKLKLLEFEFENQKIKVPLYRYDVSIFEDIIEELFRFYNYDNFKEIPYIQIPGELKADNKNFKEKLKALGYSEARTFTLVNEKDSKFDPLDLSDAIKLETFVSKEREFVRNSLAISLAEAVNNNKKKKINNVNLFEVGMVNANLFYACLATTDKSFLELKQDFVSFFDNLNLEFKKPKNQFLHPNYSAEIYLNDQKLGWIGKINPSFLDLDCLFVEFKYDLYFDDKFKKYEAPNLDVLKSIDLTFELNNNEHLQKYLDKINSVAKVFEIKEIDDFKKETSHNVSLRITAPSAEIDKLNSHFNKD; encoded by the coding sequence ATGATTTATTCACTTAAACATTTAAATAAATATTTGCCAGAAATTAAATTAGATCAAAGCGTTACAAAAGCGCTTGAATCTTTAGGTTTTGAAGTTGAATTTTTTGAAAAATTTTCAAGCAGCAAAGGACTTTTATTTGCCAAAGTTTTAAATGTTTTTGATAATCCTAATTCAACTAAATTACAAGTAGTTGAATTAGATACAAAACTTGGGAAACTAACAATTCAAACCACTAATAAAGTTTTATCTAAAGGTGATTTAACAATTTGTTATCCAGTTGGTTCTAGCTATCAAGGAAAAGAATTCCAAGAAGTTACAATGCAAGGATATAAATCTCAAGGAATGCTTGCTTCTTTTAGTGAAATCGGCTACGATAATTCGCTACTTACCGATAAAGATCAAATTTTAGTTTTACCAAAAAATTTTGCTTCTTTAAATGATGATGCTAGTGAAAAGTTAGAGTTAAATGATTATATTTTCGAGCTTTCTATTACTACCAATAGAAACGAAATTAATTCATATTATTTTTTAGCTAAAGAATTAGCGGCATATTACAATACAAAATTTAGCTGCGAATTTTTAGATGCAAAATTAAAGCAAAGCTTTGAATCAAGCTTTAAATTTGAAGGTAATTTTTTAGATAAAAATTACTCTTTTACTCTTCTTGAAGCTAAAGGAAAAGTTAGCACTTCTTTTGAAGAAAAACTTTTACTAGCAAAGCATAAAATTGATTCTAAATTTAATCCTGCAGTTAATTTGACTAATCTAGTTTTAATTAATTTAGGAATTCCAATTCACGTTTATGACAAAGCTAAATTAAAAAATACAAAGTTTAGCGTTGATTTATATAATGGCAAAGTTAATCTTTTAGGAAATAAACAAGTTGAAGTTAGTGACGCGCTAGCTGTATTTAATGGTGATAAAGTAGTATCTGTAGCTGCTACTATGGGACTTGAAGAATCTAAAGTAGATTTACAAACAAGTGAATTTGTATTCGAGATGGCTAGCTTTCCATCAAAACTTATTAGAAACAATGCAAAAGAAATAAAAATGAATAGCAATGCTTCTAATTTAGCGTCAAAAACTATTACTAAATATCAAGTTAAATTAGCTCATAAATTCTTATTTAATTACTTAAAAGATTTAAAGCTATCAAATGTAGTTAATGATTTTGAATTAGATAAAAAAGTTGAAATTAATTTTGATGAAGAAAAACTTCAAAGATATTCAAATGGACTTCCATCTAGTGAATTTATTAAAGCTTTTGATAAATTAAAATTGCTAGAATTTGAATTTGAAAATCAAAAAATTAAAGTTCCTCTTTATAGATATGATGTAAGTATTTTCGAAGATATAATCGAAGAGCTTTTTAGATTTTATAACTATGATAATTTCAAAGAAATTCCATATATTCAAATTCCTGGTGAGTTAAAAGCTGATAATAAAAACTTTAAAGAAAAATTAAAAGCATTAGGTTATAGCGAAGCTAGAACTTTTACACTAGTAAATGAAAAAGATTCTAAATTTGATCCTTTAGATTTAAGTGATGCAATTAAGCTTGAAACTTTTGTATCAAAAGAAAGAGAATTTGTTAGAAATTCGCTTGCGATATCTTTAGCAGAAGCCGTCAACAATAACAAAAAGAAAAAGATAAATAATGTTAATTTATTTGAAGTTGGAATGGTTAATGCTAATTTATTTTATGCCTGCCTTGCAACTACAGATAAAAGCTTTTTAGAATTAAAACAAGACTTTGTTAGCTTTTTTGATAACTTAAATTTAGAATTCAAAAAACCAAAAAACCAATTCTTACATCCTAATTATTCAGCTGAAATTTATTTAAATGACCAAAAACTAGGTTGAATTGGAAAAATAAATCCAAGCTTTTTGGATCTTGATTGTCTTTTTGTTGAATTTAAATACGATTTATATTTTGATGATAAATTCAAAAAATATGAAGCTCCAAATTTAGATGTATTAAAATCAATAGATTTAACTTTTGAACTTAATAATAATGAACATTTACAAAAATATTTAGATAAAATTAATTCTGTTGCAAAAGTTTTTGAAATCAAAGAAATTGATGATTTCAAAAAAGAAACCTCACATAATGTTTCACTAAGAATTACAGCTCCTAGCGCAGAAATTGATAAATTAAATTCACATTTCAATAAGGATTAA
- a CDS encoding uracil-DNA glycosylase, protein MKNSFLMVLQSEGKKPYFKNILSELERIGKDEVIYPAPPDIFAAFSDFELYETNLIFLGQDPYPNGHANGYAFSSNSEKTPMSLRNIFKELKKDYPEVLIQSNNLKNWSRQKVLLLNTVLTVSKNKPDSHKNIGWESFTLKVVDLILGFNKDCIIVALGNKARDFVSKLENPVKNLIFLSHPSPLSYNKSFKDSKLFLKINNLLKEQNKPEISWDIKGEYDLFT, encoded by the coding sequence ATGAAAAATTCTTTTTTAATGGTTTTACAATCAGAAGGTAAAAAACCATATTTTAAAAATATTCTTAGTGAGCTTGAAAGAATCGGAAAAGATGAAGTAATTTATCCAGCTCCGCCTGATATTTTTGCAGCCTTTAGTGATTTTGAATTATATGAAACAAATCTTATTTTCTTAGGTCAGGATCCATATCCTAATGGACATGCTAATGGTTATGCGTTTTCATCTAATTCAGAAAAAACTCCAATGAGTTTAAGAAATATTTTTAAAGAATTAAAAAAAGACTATCCTGAAGTTTTAATTCAAAGTAATAATTTAAAAAACTGAAGCAGGCAAAAAGTTTTATTGCTAAATACCGTGCTAACTGTTTCTAAAAATAAACCTGATTCACATAAAAATATTGGTTGAGAAAGTTTTACTTTAAAAGTTGTTGATCTGATACTAGGATTTAATAAAGACTGCATCATAGTAGCTCTTGGCAATAAAGCCAGAGACTTTGTTTCAAAGCTTGAAAATCCAGTTAAAAATTTAATATTTCTATCGCATCCTTCACCGCTTTCATATAATAAAAGCTTCAAAGATTCAAAACTATTTTTAAAAATAAATAATTTATTAAAAGAGCAAAACAAGCCAGAAATCTCTTGAGATATTAAAGGAGAATATGATTTATTCACTTAA
- the pheS gene encoding phenylalanine--tRNA ligase subunit alpha yields MKLDLNEINNLEDLKKLKAKLNAADSEMSLLKEEIKKASYQQKALLGQKISKLKNKYQDFFEKCEEKIQKLKIQEKINNEFFDFSKLVNKPAKLHVITEIENRFRTWFLAHGYYESFSGEITDDFENFEILNIPQSHPARATHDSLYFNKTKLLRTHNTGISINEILKSDKKEISTFAIGKVYRNDEDDATHSHQFTQLDFVCVGKVGFSNLIWTLKSLLSYVLEEDIKIKLRPSYFPFTEPSVEVDVFYKNRWIEILGAGMLHPNILKNKKNWSNESAFAAGIGLERIAMIKYGFNDIRELYSNDLRIIEKF; encoded by the coding sequence ATGAAATTAGATTTAAATGAAATTAACAATCTAGAAGATTTAAAAAAATTAAAAGCAAAATTAAATGCTGCCGATTCTGAAATGAGTCTTTTAAAAGAAGAAATCAAAAAAGCTTCTTATCAACAAAAGGCCCTTTTAGGTCAAAAAATCTCAAAGCTTAAAAATAAGTATCAAGACTTTTTTGAAAAATGTGAAGAAAAAATTCAAAAGCTAAAAATTCAAGAAAAAATCAATAACGAATTTTTCGATTTTTCTAAGCTAGTTAATAAACCTGCAAAACTTCACGTGATAACTGAAATTGAAAATCGTTTTAGAACTTGATTTTTAGCTCATGGTTACTATGAAAGTTTTTCGGGAGAAATTACAGATGATTTTGAAAATTTTGAAATTTTAAATATTCCGCAAAGCCATCCAGCGCGGGCAACGCATGATTCGCTTTATTTTAATAAAACCAAACTTCTTAGAACTCATAATACTGGAATTTCAATTAATGAAATTTTAAAAAGTGATAAAAAAGAAATTTCAACTTTTGCAATCGGTAAAGTTTATAGAAACGATGAAGACGATGCGACCCATTCGCACCAATTTACTCAGCTTGATTTTGTTTGCGTTGGAAAAGTTGGTTTTTCAAATTTAATATGAACTTTAAAAAGTCTTCTTAGCTACGTATTAGAAGAAGATATTAAAATCAAACTTAGACCGAGCTATTTTCCATTTACCGAGCCTAGTGTTGAAGTTGATGTGTTTTATAAAAACAGATGAATTGAAATACTAGGAGCAGGAATGTTGCATCCTAATATTTTAAAAAACAAGAAAAACTGAAGTAATGAATCAGCTTTTGCTGCTGGAATTGGTCTTGAAAGAATTGCCATGATTAAATATGGCTTTAATGACATTAGAGAGCTATATTCAAATGATTTGAGAATCATTGAAAAGTTTTAA